From Caballeronia insecticola, a single genomic window includes:
- a CDS encoding UDP-N-acetylmuramoyl-tripeptide--D-alanyl-D-alanine ligase, whose product MSMFTLREAVAMIPGATLAGDENVAITRIVTDSRGVQAGDLFVAVKGDRFDAHDFLDQVAKSGAAAALVSREPAGANAWPLPVIKVKDTRAGLGALAHGWRKRFSMPLVAVTGSNGKTTVKEMIASIFAAAVGEEARLATAGNFNNDIGLPLTLFRLNASHKLAVVELGMNHPGETEVLGKIAAPNVAVVNNAQREHQEFMATVEAVALEHASVIHALGDTGTAVFPADDRYASIWRVAATGNPIMDFALTDDTTKAAVTGTLDGTTVHAHTPQGEVDIALSVLGEHNARNALAATAAALAAGVSLDVVKRGLEAFQPVKGRLQVKRAVLGTLAGATVIDDTYNSNPDSMRAAIDVLASQAALRVLVMGDMGEVGEEGPAFHREVGAYAAERGIDALFALGAASRDSVNAFNAHASKQTGAHFDDVAGLIAALDAAGYGSKATYLAKGSRFMKMERVVDALTSSQQSASGAAPAAH is encoded by the coding sequence ATGAGCATGTTTACTTTGCGCGAAGCCGTCGCAATGATTCCGGGCGCCACGCTCGCCGGCGACGAAAATGTCGCGATTACACGCATCGTCACGGACAGCCGCGGCGTGCAGGCCGGCGACCTGTTCGTCGCGGTGAAGGGCGATCGTTTCGATGCGCATGATTTCCTCGATCAGGTTGCGAAAAGCGGCGCGGCGGCGGCGCTGGTTTCGCGTGAACCGGCCGGCGCGAATGCGTGGCCGCTGCCTGTCATCAAGGTAAAAGACACGCGCGCCGGGCTCGGTGCGCTGGCCCACGGCTGGCGCAAGCGCTTCTCGATGCCGCTCGTCGCGGTGACCGGCAGCAACGGCAAGACCACCGTCAAGGAAATGATCGCGTCGATCTTTGCGGCAGCGGTGGGCGAAGAGGCGCGGCTCGCGACTGCCGGCAACTTCAACAACGACATTGGCCTGCCGCTCACGCTGTTCCGTCTGAACGCGTCGCACAAGCTCGCGGTCGTCGAACTCGGCATGAATCATCCGGGCGAGACCGAAGTGCTCGGCAAGATCGCCGCGCCGAATGTCGCCGTGGTGAACAACGCGCAGCGCGAGCATCAGGAATTCATGGCGACGGTCGAAGCGGTCGCGCTCGAACACGCGTCGGTCATTCATGCGCTGGGCGATACCGGCACCGCCGTGTTCCCCGCCGACGATCGTTACGCGAGCATCTGGCGCGTCGCCGCCACGGGCAATCCGATCATGGATTTCGCCCTCACCGACGACACAACCAAGGCCGCCGTCACCGGCACGCTCGACGGCACCACGGTACACGCGCACACGCCGCAGGGCGAAGTCGACATCGCGCTGTCCGTGCTTGGCGAACACAACGCGCGCAACGCGCTGGCTGCAACCGCAGCGGCGCTTGCAGCCGGCGTTTCGCTCGATGTCGTCAAGCGCGGGCTCGAAGCCTTCCAGCCGGTGAAGGGACGTTTGCAAGTAAAGCGCGCCGTTCTCGGCACGCTCGCGGGCGCGACCGTCATCGACGACACGTACAACTCGAATCCCGATTCGATGCGTGCCGCCATCGACGTGCTCGCATCGCAAGCCGCGCTCCGTGTGCTCGTCATGGGCGACATGGGCGAAGTCGGCGAAGAAGGGCCGGCATTTCATCGCGAAGTCGGCGCGTATGCGGCCGAGCGCGGCATCGATGCACTTTTCGCGCTCGGCGCGGCGAGCCGCGATTCGGTGAACGCATTCAACGCGCACGCATCGAAGCAGACCGGCGCGCATTTCGACGACGTCGCCGGTCTGATCGCGGCGCTCGACGCCGCCGGTTACGGCAGCAAAGCAACTTATCTCGCGAAAGGCTCGCGCTTCATGAAGATGGAGCGCGTGGTGGACGCTTTGACGAGTTCTCAACAATCCGCGTCGGGCGCTGCGCCCGCCGCACACTGA
- the mraY gene encoding phospho-N-acetylmuramoyl-pentapeptide-transferase yields MLLALAQWLQNDASFMRVFTYITFRAVGATATALLIGLVCGPWVIRKLTLLKMGQAVRKDGPQTHLVKSGTPTMGGVLILIGIAVSTLLWADLTNRFVWIVMLVTFGYGVIGWVDDYRKVVHKDPRGMSSREKYFWQSVIGLFAAVYLAFSVSEANNARVFDLFMAWVRSGLSMGLPARADLMLPFLKSITYPLGVWGFIAMTYFVIVGSSNAVNLTDGLDGLVIMPVVLVGASLGAFAYVMGSSVYSKYLLFPHIAGAGELLIFCSAMGGAGLAFLWYNTHPAQVFMGDVGALALGGALGTVAVIVRQEVVLFIMGGVFVAETLSVMLQVFWFKFTKRRYGEGRRFFKMAPLHHHYELSGWTETQVVVRFWIITLMLCLFGLSTLKLR; encoded by the coding sequence ATGCTACTCGCACTCGCGCAATGGCTCCAGAATGACGCCAGCTTCATGCGCGTGTTTACCTACATCACGTTCCGCGCCGTGGGAGCCACGGCGACGGCGCTTTTGATCGGCCTCGTCTGCGGCCCCTGGGTCATTCGCAAACTTACTTTGCTGAAGATGGGCCAGGCCGTTCGCAAGGACGGCCCGCAGACGCACCTCGTCAAATCCGGTACGCCGACCATGGGCGGCGTGCTCATTCTCATCGGCATCGCGGTGTCCACGCTGTTGTGGGCGGATCTCACCAATCGCTTCGTCTGGATCGTGATGCTCGTCACGTTCGGCTACGGCGTGATCGGCTGGGTCGACGATTACCGCAAGGTCGTCCACAAGGACCCGCGCGGCATGTCCTCGCGCGAGAAGTATTTCTGGCAGTCGGTCATCGGTCTTTTCGCGGCAGTGTATCTCGCGTTTTCCGTGTCCGAAGCGAACAACGCGCGCGTGTTCGATCTGTTCATGGCGTGGGTGAGAAGCGGCTTGTCGATGGGTCTGCCCGCGCGCGCCGACCTGATGCTGCCGTTCCTCAAATCGATCACCTATCCGCTCGGCGTGTGGGGCTTCATCGCGATGACGTATTTCGTGATCGTCGGTTCGAGCAACGCGGTGAATCTCACCGACGGTCTCGACGGCCTCGTCATCATGCCGGTCGTGCTGGTGGGCGCGTCGCTCGGCGCCTTCGCGTATGTCATGGGCAGTTCGGTGTATTCGAAGTATCTGCTGTTCCCGCACATTGCCGGCGCGGGCGAATTGCTGATTTTCTGTTCTGCGATGGGCGGCGCGGGCCTCGCGTTTCTCTGGTACAACACGCACCCCGCGCAGGTCTTCATGGGCGATGTCGGCGCGCTCGCGCTCGGCGGCGCGCTCGGCACCGTCGCCGTGATCGTGCGTCAGGAAGTGGTGCTGTTCATCATGGGCGGCGTGTTCGTCGCGGAAACGCTGTCGGTCATGCTTCAGGTCTTCTGGTTCAAGTTCACGAAGCGTCGTTACGGCGAAGGCCGTCGTTTCTTCAAGATGGCGCCGCTGCATCACCACTACGAGCTCTCCGGCTGGACCGAGACGCAAGTCGTGGTGCGCTTCTGGATCATCACGCTGATGTTGTGTCTGTTTGGCCTGTCGACGCTCAAGCTGCGCTGA
- a CDS encoding UDP-N-acetylmuramoyl-L-alanyl-D-glutamate--2,6-diaminopimelate ligase gives MSAQARQSKMQKDVSQTVEWLRAHVQPDAQLHADTRSLKSGDVFLAYAVDGADNRPYLDAALAAGAAAALYQPEHFAGKPDASKTLAVKALNELAGPIAAAWYGEPTASMLTVGVTGTNGKTSCSQWIATALTALGRPCAIVGTLGIGMPGKLVHSGFTTPDAPQLQRNLAQLKRQGAEGVAMEVSSHALHQGRVNGVDFDLAIFTNLTQDHLDYHGTFDAYESAKARLFAWPTLKTAIVNRDDAAGQRLIESLRGKVRTIAFGIEMPASAAPGADAMLLATQVRATASGTAFHLSSDWGEADVEVGTLGTFNVSNLLSVLAVLLEVGVPFDAAIARIEKLESVNGRMERLGGRIQNDEPLVVIDYAHTPDALDKTLAALRPIAKARGGELVCMFGCGGDRDATKRPLMGAIAERLADQVVITSDNPRSEEPLSIIEQIAAGMNDAAKARRIEDRASAILQAIRGAAREDVVVLAGKGHEATQEIMGKKRTFSDQDHARLALAARATQQRGGGE, from the coding sequence ATGAGCGCGCAGGCCCGTCAGAGCAAGATGCAAAAGGACGTTTCACAAACCGTTGAATGGCTGCGCGCGCACGTGCAGCCCGACGCGCAATTGCACGCGGACACGCGCTCGCTCAAAAGCGGCGACGTGTTTCTCGCGTACGCGGTCGACGGCGCGGACAACCGTCCGTATCTCGACGCCGCGCTCGCTGCGGGCGCCGCTGCCGCGTTGTATCAGCCGGAGCATTTCGCGGGCAAGCCGGATGCGTCGAAGACGCTCGCCGTGAAAGCGCTCAACGAGCTCGCGGGGCCGATCGCGGCCGCATGGTACGGCGAGCCGACGGCGTCGATGCTCACCGTGGGCGTGACGGGCACCAACGGCAAAACGTCGTGCAGCCAGTGGATCGCCACTGCGCTGACCGCGCTTGGCCGGCCGTGCGCGATCGTCGGCACGCTCGGTATCGGCATGCCGGGCAAGCTCGTGCACAGCGGCTTCACCACGCCCGACGCGCCGCAGCTGCAACGCAATCTCGCGCAACTGAAGCGCCAGGGCGCGGAAGGCGTTGCGATGGAAGTTTCGTCGCACGCGTTGCATCAGGGGCGCGTCAATGGTGTCGATTTCGATCTCGCCATCTTCACGAATCTGACGCAGGATCATCTCGATTACCACGGCACCTTCGACGCTTACGAATCCGCGAAGGCGCGTTTGTTCGCGTGGCCGACGCTCAAGACGGCGATCGTCAATCGCGACGACGCAGCGGGCCAGCGCCTGATCGAATCGCTGCGCGGCAAAGTCCGCACGATTGCATTCGGTATTGAAATGCCGGCGAGCGCAGCGCCGGGCGCCGATGCCATGCTGCTCGCGACGCAAGTCCGCGCCACGGCTTCGGGCACGGCGTTTCATCTTTCGTCGGACTGGGGCGAGGCGGATGTCGAAGTCGGCACGCTCGGCACGTTCAACGTGAGCAATCTGCTTTCCGTACTCGCCGTGCTGCTCGAAGTCGGCGTGCCGTTCGATGCGGCTATTGCGCGCATCGAAAAGCTCGAATCGGTCAACGGCCGCATGGAGCGTCTGGGCGGACGCATCCAGAACGACGAGCCGCTCGTCGTGATCGATTACGCGCACACGCCCGATGCGCTCGACAAGACGCTCGCCGCGTTGCGCCCGATCGCGAAAGCGCGCGGCGGCGAACTCGTCTGCATGTTCGGCTGCGGCGGCGACCGCGACGCGACCAAGCGTCCGCTGATGGGCGCGATCGCGGAACGTCTCGCGGATCAGGTCGTCATCACCAGCGACAATCCGCGCAGCGAGGAACCGCTGTCGATCATCGAGCAGATCGCCGCCGGTATGAACGACGCCGCGAAGGCGCGCCGCATCGAAGATCGCGCGAGCGCGATTTTGCAGGCGATTCGCGGCGCCGCGCGCGAGGACGTTGTCGTGCTCGCGGGAAAAGGACACGAAGCTACGCAGGAAATCATGGGCAAGAAGCGCACATTCTCCGATCAGGATCACGCGCGCCTCGCGCTCGCAGCACGCGCCACGCAACAGCGCGGAGGTGGAGAATGA